A single Calidifontibacter indicus DNA region contains:
- a CDS encoding GNAT family N-acetyltransferase → MDLVMEHPTGAELAQWEEHTRERLTRLREGNVPGDAAADGFLAGAVEGDGLAEGHFAGRFVDDGTTVGSVRLRDRGITGVVVDLDVPVDRLPEVLDRLRAAAPSHGWTSLTVSAYPGDPVGAAIRDGGVDLVATKMGLAVADVPDADIELRPMLDERFERFVDEGVESYAHSIFEAGDYPTIEDGRLASLEQHKQLLPQGLQSPGHLLWSAFDPAEPTQEVGLLWIEERLDHGFIFEVEVDQAHQRKGYGTQMLRAGAAQMRERGRKMLWLNVFGHNADARRLYEREGYMVQRGDPADRGRTTRRWVALPIDATRRARRSVTPRSVTRSTVRAASRDGRIGPCAEQSQHMSKPPSARRPT, encoded by the coding sequence ATGGACCTCGTGATGGAGCACCCCACCGGTGCCGAACTGGCGCAGTGGGAGGAGCACACCCGGGAGCGGCTGACCCGTCTGCGGGAAGGCAACGTGCCGGGCGACGCCGCCGCCGACGGATTCCTGGCCGGCGCGGTCGAGGGTGACGGGCTCGCCGAGGGGCACTTCGCCGGGCGGTTCGTCGACGACGGCACCACCGTCGGGTCGGTGCGGCTGCGCGACCGCGGCATCACCGGCGTCGTGGTCGACCTCGACGTGCCGGTCGATCGGCTGCCGGAGGTGCTCGACCGGCTGCGTGCGGCCGCGCCGTCGCACGGGTGGACGTCGCTCACCGTCAGCGCCTACCCCGGTGATCCGGTCGGGGCCGCCATCAGGGACGGCGGCGTCGACCTGGTCGCCACCAAGATGGGTCTCGCGGTGGCCGATGTGCCTGACGCCGACATCGAGTTGCGCCCGATGCTCGATGAACGCTTCGAGCGGTTCGTCGACGAGGGCGTCGAGAGCTACGCCCACTCGATCTTCGAGGCCGGCGACTACCCGACCATCGAGGATGGCCGGCTCGCCTCGCTCGAGCAGCACAAGCAGTTGCTGCCGCAGGGGTTGCAGTCGCCGGGTCACCTCCTGTGGTCGGCCTTCGACCCGGCCGAGCCCACCCAGGAGGTCGGGCTGTTGTGGATCGAGGAGCGTCTCGACCACGGCTTCATCTTCGAGGTCGAGGTCGACCAGGCGCACCAGCGCAAGGGTTACGGCACCCAGATGCTGCGCGCAGGCGCAGCGCAGATGCGTGAACGCGGACGGAAAATGCTGTGGCTCAACGTCTTCGGGCATAACGCCGATGCGCGCCGGCTGTACGAGCGTGAGGGCTACATGGTTCAACGAGGAGATCCTGCGGATCGTGGTCGAACCACCCGTCGCTGGGTAGCTCTGCCCATCGACGCCACGCGGCGAGCCCGTCGTTCTGTGACGCCTAGATCTGTGACGCGTTCGACAGTTCGCGCGGCCTCTCGGGACGGCAGGATTGGGCCATGCGCCGAACAGTCACAGCACATGTCGAAGCCACCGTCCGCGAGGCGGCCGACCTGA
- a CDS encoding small ribosomal subunit Rsm22 family protein, with product MKPLAATLRAALEDELAGRSRTELAAATARLSQRYRRGGAASAPILASDTDVAAYAAYRMPATYAACERALSLAAPCYEGGIDSVVDLGGGTGAGAWAAMSVLEPGSVQVLDQVDAALRCGKRLAPFEASFARWAVGAPVPAADLVMASFVLSELSEAQRDSLVAGAIAAARRAVFIIEPGTPDGHQRVLAARAALVQAGWTVAAPCPQSGNCPVQQPDWCHFAARVERSSVHRQIKRGDLSYEDEKFSFVFAVRDGALPAAERVLRHPGKRKGFVELTVCDNAGETGRRVVTKKVGAAYKQARDLRWGDPWGDPAARD from the coding sequence GTGAAACCACTCGCCGCCACCCTCCGCGCCGCGCTGGAGGACGAGCTCGCCGGGCGCTCGCGCACCGAACTCGCCGCCGCCACAGCGAGGTTGTCGCAGCGGTACCGCCGTGGGGGTGCGGCGAGCGCGCCGATCCTGGCGAGCGACACCGACGTCGCGGCGTACGCCGCCTACCGGATGCCCGCGACGTACGCCGCCTGTGAGCGGGCGTTGTCGCTGGCGGCGCCGTGCTACGAGGGTGGGATCGACTCGGTCGTCGATCTCGGCGGCGGCACGGGTGCGGGGGCCTGGGCCGCGATGTCGGTCCTCGAGCCGGGCTCGGTGCAGGTGCTCGACCAGGTGGACGCGGCCCTGCGCTGCGGCAAGCGGTTGGCGCCGTTCGAGGCATCCTTCGCCCGCTGGGCCGTCGGCGCGCCCGTGCCCGCCGCCGATCTGGTGATGGCGTCGTTCGTCCTGTCGGAACTGTCCGAGGCGCAACGGGACTCGCTCGTCGCCGGCGCGATCGCGGCGGCGCGCCGGGCGGTCTTCATCATCGAGCCGGGCACACCCGACGGCCACCAGCGGGTGCTCGCCGCCCGGGCGGCCCTCGTCCAAGCCGGTTGGACGGTCGCCGCGCCGTGCCCGCAATCTGGCAACTGCCCTGTGCAACAGCCCGATTGGTGCCACTTCGCGGCCCGCGTCGAACGGTCGTCAGTGCACCGCCAGATCAAACGCGGCGATCTGTCATACGAGGACGAGAAGTTCAGCTTCGTGTTCGCGGTGCGTGACGGCGCGCTCCCCGCGGCCGAACGAGTGTTGCGGCACCCCGGCAAGCGCAAGGGCTTCGTCGAACTCACCGTCTGCGACAACGCGGGCGAGACCGGCCGGCGCGTCGTGACCAAGAAGGTCGGCGCGGCGTACAAGCAGGCGCGCGACCTGCGCTGGGGCGACCCGTGGGGCGACCCCGCCGCGCGCGACTGA
- a CDS encoding metallophosphoesterase family protein gives MSTEQASPVRHTRRRVRPVLRAVAGTLLLAAFGYLGGVGMTSLFPTPVQTKFYSADVRLNLVPDSTVRFPTVLGDVDIEFTGPMPAPGIVVEPQLRKDVTDAFVGAAPSPDTFRPSADELEDAARAGLTGLAWRFLVGFGVVAGALLAARAAWRHPIGSLGSAAGAVTIALLVPSLAGFVTYRENNIGQVRTTSLLTLARNDTSLLSDLERRTSQSSRYITSVLALSDALQSKYSPQAGSAPTALRVLFVSDIHGSNQYALLRDIVTTEKVDAVVDSGDLINFGSVQEAETSRIFDSIASLGVPYLFVRGNHDATSATDTALLDRLSRIPNVTLLQRNPELYQKVSMAGVSFGGFNDQRFYGDDDPRDPKIQVGARTSFIDTWKARDEALPDVVISHEPAATDEGFPDRSLLISGHTHKPARDNNHMTVGTFTGGGLFGATLAGTAEKGTEVFTQAYSFDIAEFDTSCSLATMRRYTFTGILQGRPELESTSVLAGRQFVPAAKDRTCGGSKDPLISAVRAGP, from the coding sequence GTGAGCACCGAGCAAGCGTCACCCGTCCGCCACACGCGCCGTCGTGTGCGGCCCGTCCTGCGCGCCGTCGCCGGCACCCTGCTGCTCGCCGCGTTCGGTTACCTCGGCGGGGTGGGCATGACGAGCCTGTTCCCCACGCCGGTGCAGACGAAGTTCTACTCGGCCGACGTACGGCTCAACCTGGTGCCCGATTCCACCGTCCGCTTCCCGACGGTGCTGGGCGACGTCGACATCGAGTTCACCGGACCGATGCCCGCGCCGGGCATCGTGGTGGAGCCGCAGCTGCGCAAGGACGTCACCGACGCGTTCGTCGGCGCGGCGCCGAGCCCCGACACCTTCCGTCCGTCGGCCGACGAACTCGAGGACGCCGCGCGAGCCGGCCTGACCGGGCTGGCGTGGCGGTTCCTCGTCGGGTTCGGCGTGGTGGCCGGCGCGCTGCTGGCCGCCCGAGCCGCGTGGAGGCACCCGATCGGCAGCCTCGGCTCGGCCGCCGGCGCCGTGACCATTGCGCTGCTGGTGCCGTCGCTGGCCGGCTTCGTCACCTACCGCGAGAACAACATCGGGCAGGTGCGCACCACGTCGCTGCTGACCCTGGCGCGCAACGACACCTCGCTGCTCAGCGATCTCGAGCGGCGCACCTCGCAGTCGTCGCGCTACATCACCAGCGTGCTGGCACTCTCCGATGCGTTGCAGTCGAAGTACTCCCCGCAGGCGGGTAGCGCGCCCACCGCGCTGCGGGTGCTGTTCGTCAGCGACATCCACGGCTCGAACCAGTACGCGCTGCTGCGCGACATCGTCACCACCGAGAAGGTCGACGCGGTGGTCGACTCCGGCGACCTGATCAACTTCGGCAGCGTGCAGGAGGCGGAGACCTCCCGCATCTTCGACTCGATCGCGTCGCTCGGCGTGCCCTACCTGTTCGTGCGCGGCAACCACGATGCGACGTCGGCCACCGACACCGCACTCCTCGATCGACTCAGCCGAATTCCCAATGTCACACTGCTGCAACGAAACCCAGAGCTCTACCAGAAGGTGTCGATGGCCGGAGTGAGCTTCGGCGGCTTCAACGACCAGCGCTTCTACGGCGACGACGATCCGCGCGACCCGAAGATCCAGGTGGGCGCCCGCACGAGCTTCATCGACACCTGGAAGGCCCGCGACGAGGCCCTGCCCGACGTCGTGATCAGCCACGAACCGGCCGCCACCGACGAGGGCTTCCCCGACCGGTCGCTGCTGATCTCCGGCCACACCCACAAGCCGGCCCGCGACAACAACCACATGACGGTCGGCACCTTCACCGGCGGCGGACTCTTCGGCGCCACCCTCGCCGGCACCGCCGAGAAGGGCACGGAGGTCTTCACCCAGGCCTACTCGTTCGACATCGCGGAGTTCGACACCTCGTGTTCGCTGGCCACGATGCGCCGCTACACCTTCACCGGCATCCTGCAGGGTCGCCCCGAACTCGAGTCGACCAGCGTGCTCGCCGGACGCCAGTTCGTGCCGGCCGCCAAGGACCGCACCTGCGGCGGCAGCAAGGATCCGCTCATCTCCGCGGTGCGCGCCGGGCCGTAA
- a CDS encoding transglutaminase-like domain-containing protein, translated as MRRTVTAHVEATVREAADLTWSVAVALDVPRAEESLRVTVDGAEVEMTEIVDGLTRLHRCHDVPPGQLVLEYSCTVDGSAPEADVTDLDEVVFLRPSRYVDSDTLAPVAGASFAGLTGKELLDSVSSWVNQSLLYVSGSSRPTDGAVDTYLARQGVCRDFAHLVIAMLRAVNVPARLVSVYAPGLEPMDFHAVAEALIDGKWQVVDATGLAPRTAMVRIATGRDASDTAFMTVAAGLVDLGAMEVTAVAEPDLPGDDVGMLTQLH; from the coding sequence ATGCGCCGAACAGTCACAGCACATGTCGAAGCCACCGTCCGCGAGGCGGCCGACCTGACCTGGTCGGTCGCCGTCGCCCTTGACGTACCCCGGGCCGAGGAATCACTCAGGGTCACCGTCGACGGCGCCGAGGTCGAGATGACCGAGATCGTCGACGGCCTCACCCGGCTGCACCGCTGCCACGACGTGCCGCCCGGCCAGTTGGTGCTCGAATACTCCTGCACCGTCGACGGATCGGCGCCCGAAGCGGATGTCACCGACCTCGACGAGGTCGTCTTCCTGCGGCCGAGCCGGTACGTCGACTCCGACACCCTGGCGCCGGTCGCCGGCGCATCGTTCGCGGGTCTGACCGGCAAGGAACTGCTCGACTCCGTGTCGTCGTGGGTCAACCAGAGCCTGCTGTACGTCAGCGGGTCCAGTCGGCCGACCGACGGCGCCGTCGACACCTACCTCGCCCGGCAGGGTGTGTGCCGCGACTTCGCCCATCTCGTCATTGCCATGCTGCGGGCGGTCAACGTGCCGGCCCGGTTGGTCAGCGTCTACGCGCCGGGCCTGGAGCCGATGGACTTCCACGCGGTCGCCGAGGCGCTCATCGACGGCAAGTGGCAGGTGGTCGACGCCACCGGCCTCGCCCCACGCACCGCGATGGTGCGGATCGCCACCGGGCGCGACGCGTCCGACACCGCGTTCATGACCGTTGCGGCCGGTCTGGTCGACCTCGGGGCCATGGAGGTGACGGCGGTCGCCGAGCCCGACCTGCCCGGCGACGACGTCGGAATGCTGACGCAACTGCACTGA
- the def gene encoding peptide deformylase: MAVRPITIVGHKALHQPTKKVKEVTDEIRTLVADMFDTMEAANGVGLAANQVASRYRIFVFDCPSERGEDDNYVGVVINPVLTKGTVPPGEPDEDDGLEGCLSVPGEHFPTPRADWAKVTGTDLDGNPVEYEGTGLFARCLQHETDHLDGKLYLERLTPSQRDLSRQARKERGWEADGVLKWDPATQKADDV, from the coding sequence ATGGCCGTCCGTCCCATCACGATCGTCGGGCACAAGGCGCTGCACCAGCCGACCAAGAAGGTCAAGGAGGTCACCGACGAGATCCGCACGCTGGTGGCCGACATGTTCGACACGATGGAGGCCGCGAACGGCGTCGGGCTCGCCGCCAACCAGGTCGCCTCGCGCTACCGCATCTTCGTGTTCGACTGCCCGTCCGAGCGCGGTGAGGACGACAACTACGTCGGCGTCGTGATCAACCCGGTGCTCACCAAGGGCACCGTGCCGCCGGGCGAACCCGACGAGGACGACGGCCTCGAGGGCTGCCTGTCGGTGCCGGGCGAGCACTTCCCCACCCCGCGCGCCGACTGGGCCAAGGTCACCGGCACCGACCTCGACGGCAACCCGGTGGAGTACGAAGGCACCGGCCTGTTCGCGCGCTGCCTGCAGCACGAGACCGACCACCTCGACGGCAAGCTCTACCTCGAGCGACTCACCCCGAGCCAGCGCGACCTGTCGCGTCAGGCCCGCAAGGAGCGCGGCTGGGAGGCCGACGGCGTGCTCAAGTGGGACCCGGCGACGCAGAAGGCCGACGACGTCTGA
- a CDS encoding PH domain-containing protein, giving the protein MQLVDPRGAETMRRFLVHGEKMVVVHRPHWASLTGTLFALIAGFVVTVFVGFTAPAKLAPMADAMWYVLLAMVIYTLATVWLWTRDWFVATDQRLVWRRGILNQKTAMMPLSKVTDMSFNQPAIGRILGYGEFVMESAGQEQALRVIPFIPHPEASYRAICGELFGRGDDEPLPAMVPTTDAYDDRRDDTDPFLPRVQVPAGKAVHTPPPDTAPPVSRRPVPHVPESDVATRLGTYVDRYRDKARTPLRERLLRGPQPVEDTPDHEDAHEIDEPFMDAGWDISREDASPTHRVDRRRN; this is encoded by the coding sequence ATGCAACTGGTCGACCCGCGCGGCGCGGAGACCATGCGCCGATTTCTCGTCCATGGCGAGAAGATGGTGGTCGTCCACCGCCCCCACTGGGCCAGCCTCACCGGCACCCTCTTCGCGCTCATCGCGGGCTTCGTGGTGACCGTGTTCGTGGGCTTCACCGCCCCCGCCAAGCTCGCGCCGATGGCTGACGCCATGTGGTACGTGCTGCTCGCGATGGTGATCTACACCCTGGCCACGGTGTGGCTGTGGACCCGCGACTGGTTCGTCGCGACCGATCAGCGGTTGGTCTGGCGTCGCGGCATCCTCAACCAGAAGACCGCGATGATGCCGCTTTCGAAGGTCACCGACATGTCGTTCAACCAGCCGGCGATCGGGCGCATCCTGGGCTACGGCGAGTTCGTGATGGAGTCGGCCGGCCAGGAACAAGCGCTGCGTGTCATCCCGTTCATCCCGCACCCGGAGGCGTCCTACCGGGCGATCTGCGGTGAGTTGTTCGGACGCGGTGACGACGAACCGCTGCCCGCGATGGTGCCGACGACCGACGCCTACGACGACCGGCGCGACGACACCGACCCGTTCCTGCCCCGCGTCCAGGTGCCGGCCGGCAAGGCCGTGCACACCCCGCCGCCGGACACTGCGCCGCCGGTCTCCCGGCGTCCGGTGCCGCACGTGCCGGAGTCGGACGTCGCGACCCGGCTCGGCACGTACGTCGACCGTTACCGCGACAAGGCACGCACCCCGCTGCGCGAACGACTGCTGCGTGGACCGCAGCCGGTCGAGGACACCCCCGATCACGAGGACGCCCACGAGATCGACGAACCGTTCATGGACGCCGGCTGGGATATCAGCCGGGAGGACGCCTCCCCCACCCACCGCGTCGACCGCCGGCGGAACTGA
- a CDS encoding fatty acid--CoA ligase, with protein MKSTMQSTPLLISDLFDYGTTVHADSKCITWTPNGGRETTYGELGAEGRRLANALRGLGIDGDQRVATFMWNNAEHFAAYLAVPSMGAVLHALNIRLFPEQLIYVGNHGGSEVVIVDNTLAEPFSKLLAHLPKIRHVIVNGPIDDAVREALAAPDGVEKVHDWTELLADQSDEFEWPKDIDEDDASSMCYTSGTTGNPKGVAYSHRSNVLHAMGSSMTVSLGPQDTSLVVVPLFHANAWGYPYAAMLSGVSLLMPDRFLQPEPLTDMIEQVRPTFGAGVPTIWNGLLQYQEATGRDISSLRQLLSGGSACPPDLIKAYQTKGITVLQGWGMTETSPLASVALPPPGREEGTDEYWKYRASQGRVVGGVQARVVGPDGELQPWDGEAVGEIEVRGPWVTGSYFSNGTESEGELADMASKFDDGWLRTGDVGSMTRDGYILLSDRAKDVIKSGGEWISSVDLENHLMGHPAVAEASVIGVPDDKWGERPLAAVVIKPGQQVSMEELRDFIADRVARWQVPERWAIIDEVPKTSVGKFDKKQLRSRYAAEELEVAKTDAPVAG; from the coding sequence ATGAAGAGCACCATGCAGAGCACGCCCCTGTTGATCTCCGACCTGTTCGACTACGGCACCACCGTCCATGCCGACAGCAAATGCATCACCTGGACCCCCAATGGTGGTCGCGAGACCACCTACGGTGAGCTCGGCGCCGAAGGTCGCCGACTCGCGAACGCCTTGCGCGGCTTGGGTATTGACGGCGACCAGCGCGTCGCCACGTTCATGTGGAACAACGCCGAGCACTTCGCCGCCTATCTCGCCGTGCCGTCGATGGGCGCGGTGCTGCACGCCCTCAACATCCGACTCTTCCCCGAGCAACTGATCTACGTCGGCAACCACGGCGGCAGCGAGGTGGTGATCGTCGACAACACGCTGGCCGAGCCGTTCAGCAAGTTGCTGGCACACCTGCCGAAGATCCGGCACGTCATCGTCAACGGCCCGATCGACGACGCCGTCCGGGAGGCGCTCGCCGCGCCCGACGGCGTGGAGAAGGTGCACGACTGGACCGAACTGCTGGCCGACCAATCGGACGAGTTCGAGTGGCCGAAGGACATCGACGAGGACGACGCGTCGTCGATGTGTTACACCTCGGGCACGACCGGCAACCCCAAGGGCGTCGCCTATTCGCACCGCTCGAACGTGCTGCACGCGATGGGTAGTTCGATGACGGTCTCGCTCGGTCCGCAGGACACGTCGCTGGTGGTCGTGCCGTTGTTCCACGCGAACGCGTGGGGCTACCCCTACGCCGCGATGCTGTCGGGCGTGAGCCTGCTGATGCCCGACCGGTTCCTGCAGCCCGAGCCTCTCACCGACATGATCGAACAGGTGCGACCCACCTTCGGCGCCGGTGTGCCGACGATCTGGAACGGCCTGTTGCAATACCAGGAGGCCACCGGTCGCGACATTTCGAGCCTCAGGCAGCTGCTCTCCGGTGGATCTGCCTGCCCGCCCGACCTCATCAAGGCGTACCAGACCAAGGGCATCACGGTGCTCCAGGGCTGGGGCATGACCGAGACCTCCCCGCTGGCCAGCGTGGCGCTGCCGCCGCCCGGCCGTGAGGAAGGCACCGACGAGTACTGGAAGTACCGCGCGTCGCAGGGGCGCGTCGTCGGCGGCGTGCAGGCGCGCGTCGTCGGCCCCGACGGCGAGCTGCAGCCGTGGGACGGCGAAGCGGTCGGCGAGATCGAGGTGCGCGGGCCCTGGGTCACCGGTTCGTACTTCAGCAACGGCACCGAGTCCGAAGGCGAACTCGCCGACATGGCAAGCAAGTTCGACGACGGCTGGTTGCGCACCGGTGACGTGGGTTCGATGACGCGCGACGGTTACATCCTGCTCAGCGACCGAGCGAAGGACGTCATCAAGTCGGGTGGCGAGTGGATCAGCTCGGTCGACCTGGAGAACCACCTGATGGGCCACCCGGCCGTCGCCGAGGCGTCCGTCATCGGGGTGCCCGACGACAAGTGGGGCGAGCGGCCGCTCGCCGCCGTCGTGATCAAGCCGGGGCAGCAGGTGTCGATGGAGGAGTTGCGCGACTTCATCGCCGACCGTGTCGCCCGCTGGCAGGTGCCCGAGCGCTGGGCGATCATCGACGAGGTGCCGAAGACCAGCGTCGGCAAGTTCGACAAGAAGCAGCTGCGATCTCGTTACGCCGCAGAGGAACTCGAGGTCGCCAAGACCGACGCGCCCGTCGCCGGCTGA